A single genomic interval of Granulicella tundricola MP5ACTX9 harbors:
- the ispG gene encoding flavodoxin-dependent (E)-4-hydroxy-3-methylbut-2-enyl-diphosphate synthase — protein sequence MPSITRRNAVNVNVGGVIVGSGAPVVVQSMTNTDTADIESTVQQIAALARAGSEMVRITVNNDDAAKAVPYIIEGIQAKGWNTPIIGDFHYNGHQLLRKYPAMARALSKYRINPGNVSIGRKDDDNFRTMVECAVDNQKPVRIGVNWGSLDQALLTRMMDENSKSANPLDARDVMMEAMVVSALDNAAAAERYGLRRDQIVLSAKVSGVRDLVDVYTELAKRCDHALHLGLTEAGMGMKGIVASTAGLSPLLLSGIGDTIRVSLTPTPGGDRSEEVRCGQQILQSLGIRSFMPQVTSCPGCGRTTSTYFQELAERIQNYLVESMPEWKQAYPGVEELKLAVMGCIVNGPGESKHANIGISLPGTFEDPKAPVYIDGEFATTLKGDRIVEEFQVILDNYVQRRYGHSGGNGGGSHGAPSAGGPVNPNTIHADAVEDGTKKPVEPPIFAVIQ from the coding sequence ATGCCTTCCATTACGCGTAGAAATGCCGTCAACGTCAACGTAGGTGGAGTCATCGTCGGCTCCGGCGCACCCGTCGTCGTGCAGTCCATGACCAACACCGATACGGCCGACATCGAAAGCACCGTCCAGCAGATCGCCGCGCTCGCCCGTGCCGGCTCTGAGATGGTCCGCATCACCGTCAACAACGACGATGCCGCCAAGGCTGTGCCCTACATCATCGAGGGCATCCAGGCCAAGGGCTGGAATACCCCCATCATCGGCGACTTCCATTACAACGGCCACCAACTCCTGCGCAAATACCCCGCCATGGCCCGCGCCCTTAGCAAGTACCGCATCAACCCCGGCAACGTGTCCATCGGCCGCAAGGACGACGACAACTTCCGCACCATGGTGGAATGCGCCGTCGACAACCAGAAGCCCGTCCGCATCGGTGTCAACTGGGGCTCGCTCGATCAGGCTCTCCTCACCCGCATGATGGACGAGAACAGCAAGTCCGCCAATCCTCTGGACGCACGCGACGTCATGATGGAAGCCATGGTGGTCTCAGCGCTCGATAACGCTGCAGCAGCCGAGCGTTACGGTCTCCGCCGCGACCAGATCGTCCTCTCCGCCAAAGTCTCCGGCGTCCGTGACCTTGTGGATGTCTATACAGAACTCGCCAAGCGCTGCGACCACGCCCTCCACCTCGGCCTAACCGAAGCCGGCATGGGCATGAAGGGTATCGTCGCCTCCACCGCCGGCCTCTCGCCGCTGCTCCTCTCCGGCATCGGCGACACTATCCGCGTCTCCCTCACCCCCACACCGGGCGGAGACCGCTCCGAAGAAGTCCGTTGCGGTCAGCAGATCCTCCAGTCGCTCGGCATCCGCAGCTTCATGCCTCAGGTCACCAGTTGCCCCGGCTGCGGCCGCACCACCAGCACCTACTTCCAGGAGCTCGCCGAGCGCATCCAGAACTATCTCGTAGAATCCATGCCCGAGTGGAAGCAGGCCTACCCCGGCGTCGAAGAGCTCAAGCTCGCCGTCATGGGCTGCATCGTCAACGGCCCGGGAGAGTCCAAGCACGCCAACATCGGGATCTCCCTACCAGGCACGTTCGAGGACCCCAAGGCCCCCGTCTACATTGACGGCGAGTTCGCCACGACCCTCAAGGGCGACCGCATCGTGGAGGAGTTCCAGGTGATCCTGGATAACTACGTGCAGCGCCGTTACGGTCACTCCGGCGGCAACGGAGGAGGCTCCCACGGCGCACCTTCAGCCGGCGGTCCCGTCAATCCGAACACCATCCACGCAGATGCGGTAGAAGACGGGACAAAGAAGCCGGTAGAGCCGCCCATCTTCGCAGTCATTCAGTAA
- a CDS encoding glycoside hydrolase family 28 protein has product MGTTHLISRRHFLWTTASLLSTPALAFPTSPIDYDVRTFGAIGDGIAVDTAAIQRAIDTAAQNGGGRILIPGGKRFLTGALVLKSNVNFHLADDAMLLANPDPADYNGHLGLLNSDRARGLKISGTGMIDGQAMQFMTTFSQKDERWEPKKFRPRMFHLQRCMDLEITDITFGHSPEWGMHLLGCERVLVDGVRIRNFLEVPNCDGIDPDHCRDVEIRNCDIVCADDAIVIKTSDQAEDFGPSRNIVVKDCVVTSRDSGLKVGTETFSDISKILFERCKVLSSGRGPTITHRNQGNIDDIEFRDIELTTEHHAARWWGWGEAISVTAWPRKPDTKVGTLRNVRLRNIKGRSENSIRIDGQNNQPIEDVLLENIDMTIDRWTKYPGGKFDNRPTPPTMEGLEVHGTPVFSIRNAKNVTVKDCKARWGDHREDYFTHALEAENVQGLKITNFTGQAAHAGQKAIAIS; this is encoded by the coding sequence ATGGGTACAACTCATTTGATCTCGCGACGACACTTCCTGTGGACCACCGCAAGCCTTCTCTCCACTCCTGCCCTCGCCTTCCCTACCTCTCCCATCGACTACGACGTCCGCACCTTCGGAGCAATCGGTGACGGCATCGCCGTCGATACCGCCGCCATCCAGCGCGCCATCGACACAGCCGCACAGAACGGCGGCGGTCGCATCCTCATCCCCGGCGGCAAGCGCTTCCTCACCGGAGCCCTCGTACTCAAGAGCAACGTGAACTTCCATCTCGCCGACGATGCCATGCTCCTCGCGAACCCCGATCCTGCGGACTACAACGGCCACCTCGGACTGCTCAACAGCGACAGAGCCAGGGGCCTAAAGATCAGCGGAACCGGCATGATCGATGGCCAGGCCATGCAGTTCATGACCACCTTCTCCCAGAAAGACGAACGCTGGGAGCCGAAGAAGTTCCGCCCCCGTATGTTTCACCTCCAGCGCTGCATGGACCTTGAAATCACCGACATCACCTTCGGCCACTCGCCGGAGTGGGGCATGCATCTGCTCGGCTGCGAACGCGTCCTCGTGGACGGCGTCAGAATTCGTAACTTCCTCGAAGTCCCCAACTGCGACGGCATCGATCCCGATCATTGCCGCGACGTAGAGATCCGGAACTGCGATATCGTATGCGCCGACGACGCCATCGTCATCAAGACCAGCGACCAGGCCGAAGACTTCGGCCCCAGCCGCAACATCGTCGTCAAGGACTGCGTCGTCACCTCACGCGATAGCGGCTTGAAGGTCGGCACTGAAACCTTCAGCGACATCTCAAAGATCCTCTTTGAGCGCTGCAAGGTCCTCTCCAGCGGACGCGGCCCAACCATCACCCACCGTAACCAGGGAAACATAGATGACATTGAGTTCCGCGACATCGAACTCACCACGGAGCATCACGCCGCCCGCTGGTGGGGCTGGGGTGAGGCCATCTCCGTCACCGCTTGGCCGCGCAAGCCAGACACCAAGGTCGGCACTCTCCGTAACGTCCGTCTCCGCAACATCAAGGGCCGCAGTGAAAACAGCATTCGCATCGACGGCCAGAACAACCAGCCCATTGAAGACGTACTCCTTGAGAACATCGACATGACCATCGACCGCTGGACAAAATACCCCGGCGGCAAGTTCGACAACCGCCCCACCCCACCCACCATGGAAGGTCTGGAAGTCCACGGAACTCCCGTCTTTTCCATCCGCAACGCCAAAAACGTAACGGTCAAGGACTGCAAAGCACGCTGGGGCGACCATCGCGAGGACTACTTCACGCACGCACTGGAAGCGGAAAATGTGCAGGGCTTGAAGATCACCAACTTCACCGGCCAAGCAGCCCACGCCGGCCAGAAAGCCATCGCCATCAGCTAG
- a CDS encoding GH92 family glycosyl hydrolase, translating to MRILLLVPLLALLSSDLQGTAQTQPAQWVNERIGTANEGQTFPATGPPFAMTQWTPQTRDGNVKCVAPYYDKDTRIQGFRGSHFLSGSCTQDYGSMTIMPLTGPLKLDAVERASGFDRASEVLTPYRYAVTLRDYNIDAEVTGTTRAGILNFKFNNPGKSWILVQANTSPGDGKIQIDPTRGEILATIPARRLYAGNGQPAGFSGYSVVQFDHPFHTGGTWAGKDAHAGAIEQDGKPGTPGAYVSFDLKPGESVKVKVGTSFTSLDEARKNLQAEIPDWNFAEVAAHAQKDWNTALGRIAVKDETARKRIFYTALYHSMLLPRTFSDVDGSYPSFAGGSRVETAKDFVYYTDYSLWDTFRAVHPMLTILDPAREVDMVKSLIAMGQQGGFLPIFPAWNSYTSEMVGDHAVTVIGDAYLKGLRGFDIEAAYQLMKKNALETPKDHAEYLDGKGRRALESYLKYGYIPLEDKVPDAFHKQEQVSRTLEYAYDDFVVAEVAQSLDHQQDADLFHHRAQNYRNVIDPQTGFARGRHADGTWDTPFDPAVKYPYITEGLPYQYTFFVPQDLPGLITLVGGNEAFIRKLDALFAGNYYDHGNEPSHHIAYLYDNAGAAWKTQQHVRSIMESQYSDAPAGLAGNDDSGQMSAWYVMSALGFYPVTPGVPVYQIGSPLFDDATIHLPSGKLFQIHAAGASSGRQYIQSATLNGTPLNRSWIKHSEVVAGGNLVFEMSSHPNPDWPRP from the coding sequence ATGCGCATCCTCCTCCTGGTCCCCCTTCTCGCCTTACTCTCTTCTGATCTTCAGGGCACAGCCCAGACTCAACCCGCCCAATGGGTCAACGAAAGAATCGGCACCGCCAACGAGGGTCAAACCTTCCCCGCCACCGGTCCCCCCTTCGCCATGACCCAGTGGACCCCCCAGACCCGTGACGGCAACGTCAAGTGCGTCGCCCCCTACTACGACAAGGACACCCGCATCCAGGGCTTTCGCGGCAGCCACTTCCTCAGCGGCTCCTGCACCCAGGACTACGGCAGCATGACCATCATGCCCCTCACCGGCCCCCTAAAACTAGACGCCGTGGAGCGAGCCTCCGGCTTCGACCGCGCCTCAGAGGTCCTCACCCCCTACCGCTACGCCGTCACCCTGCGCGACTACAACATAGACGCCGAAGTCACCGGCACCACCCGCGCCGGAATCCTCAACTTCAAGTTCAACAACCCCGGCAAATCCTGGATTCTTGTCCAGGCAAACACCTCCCCCGGCGACGGAAAGATCCAGATCGACCCCACGCGGGGCGAAATTCTCGCCACCATCCCCGCCCGCCGTCTCTACGCAGGCAACGGTCAGCCCGCAGGCTTCAGCGGTTACTCCGTCGTCCAGTTCGATCACCCCTTCCACACCGGCGGCACCTGGGCCGGCAAAGACGCCCACGCAGGCGCCATCGAGCAGGACGGCAAGCCAGGCACTCCCGGGGCCTACGTCTCCTTCGATCTAAAGCCCGGTGAAAGCGTAAAGGTGAAGGTAGGCACCTCCTTCACAAGCCTGGATGAGGCCCGCAAGAACCTTCAGGCGGAGATCCCCGACTGGAACTTCGCGGAAGTAGCCGCCCACGCCCAGAAAGACTGGAATACCGCCCTAGGCCGCATCGCGGTCAAGGATGAAACCGCCCGCAAGCGCATCTTTTACACCGCCCTCTACCACTCAATGCTTCTCCCACGCACCTTCAGCGACGTAGACGGCTCCTACCCGTCCTTCGCCGGCGGCAGCCGTGTCGAAACCGCCAAAGACTTCGTCTATTACACCGATTACTCCCTCTGGGACACCTTCCGCGCCGTCCACCCCATGCTGACCATCCTTGACCCCGCCCGTGAAGTGGATATGGTCAAATCCCTCATCGCCATGGGCCAGCAGGGCGGCTTCCTCCCCATCTTCCCAGCCTGGAACAGCTATACCTCGGAGATGGTCGGCGATCACGCCGTCACCGTCATCGGCGACGCCTACCTCAAGGGCCTGCGCGGCTTTGATATAGAAGCCGCCTACCAGCTCATGAAGAAGAACGCCCTGGAGACGCCCAAAGACCACGCCGAATACCTCGACGGCAAAGGCCGCCGCGCGCTCGAGTCCTACCTCAAGTACGGCTATATCCCGCTCGAAGACAAGGTCCCCGACGCCTTCCACAAGCAGGAGCAGGTCTCCCGCACCTTGGAATACGCCTACGATGACTTCGTCGTAGCCGAGGTCGCCCAGTCCCTCGACCATCAGCAGGATGCCGACCTCTTCCACCACCGCGCCCAGAACTACCGCAACGTCATCGATCCCCAGACCGGCTTCGCCCGTGGCCGCCACGCCGACGGCACCTGGGACACCCCATTCGACCCCGCCGTCAAATACCCCTACATCACGGAGGGCCTCCCCTACCAGTACACCTTCTTCGTCCCCCAGGACCTGCCCGGCCTCATCACCCTCGTAGGCGGAAACGAAGCCTTCATCCGCAAGCTCGACGCCCTCTTCGCCGGCAACTACTACGACCACGGCAACGAACCCAGCCACCACATCGCCTACCTCTACGACAACGCCGGCGCAGCCTGGAAGACCCAGCAGCACGTCCGCAGCATCATGGAAAGCCAGTACTCAGACGCGCCCGCAGGCCTTGCAGGCAACGACGACAGCGGCCAGATGTCCGCCTGGTACGTCATGAGCGCGCTCGGCTTCTACCCTGTCACCCCCGGCGTCCCCGTCTACCAGATCGGATCGCCCCTCTTCGACGACGCCACCATCCACCTCCCGTCCGGAAAGCTCTTCCAGATCCACGCGGCAGGTGCCTCCTCCGGCAGACAATATATTCAGTCGGCCACCCTCAACGGAACCCCTCTCAACCGCTCCTGGATCAAGCATTCAGAGGTCGTCGCGGGCGGAAACCTCGTCTTCGAGATGTCTTCACATCCCAACCCGGACTGGCCCCGCCCATAA
- a CDS encoding KH domain-containing protein: MTTSSQQSHAARSTTKTFEQVIDSTSTMLYDVARSLVTRPERVNVKVTSANDITLFVLQVSPEDAELINGVQGRTIASLQTLVSVISARNQRKFRLKMQVQEAVPSSDA; this comes from the coding sequence ATGACAACGTCCAGTCAACAAAGCCACGCAGCCAGGAGCACGACGAAGACTTTCGAACAGGTGATAGATTCCACGAGCACGATGTTGTATGACGTCGCTCGATCCCTCGTAACACGCCCCGAGCGTGTGAACGTGAAGGTTACCTCCGCCAACGACATCACCTTGTTTGTCCTGCAAGTCAGCCCTGAGGACGCAGAGTTGATTAATGGTGTGCAAGGCCGCACCATTGCTTCCCTCCAAACTCTCGTCTCGGTAATCTCAGCGAGGAATCAGCGCAAGTTCAGATTGAAGATGCAGGTTCAAGAGGCCGTTCCATCGAGCGATGCCTAA
- a CDS encoding glycosyltransferase, with protein MTPWLEIAVRLAAWAVALCWAAKLAAALWGLRGIADLLGAGWDRMPLGEPTITVVVPACNEERDVRACLESLVGQDYVGLDVVAFNDRSTDATGAIMDELGGRYPGRLRVIHVEALPDGWLGKTHAMASAASSTSSDYVLFTDADVVFRGDALRRSLAYAVESGADHLITLPTTIIKRWDEAALLGFFQILGLWGAPLWRVASARSRVAIGVGAFNLVRRTAYEQVGGFAALRMEIVEDLGLGKRIKQAGLKQRVAFGRGLVSLHWAAGANGIVNVMTKNVFSVFRFNVALMLVTCGWLVGFSIVPYVGLFYLPVLVPSLLMVGSVFGLYGLMSRHSGIPARNAVYAPFAAVMFVYTMLRSTLITLRQGGVIWRGTFYPLGELKKNAAPLR; from the coding sequence ATGACGCCTTGGCTTGAGATCGCAGTGCGACTGGCGGCGTGGGCCGTTGCGCTTTGCTGGGCGGCGAAGCTTGCCGCTGCGTTGTGGGGTCTCCGTGGCATCGCCGATTTGCTAGGGGCTGGGTGGGACCGGATGCCTCTGGGAGAGCCGACAATTACCGTGGTCGTGCCGGCTTGCAATGAGGAGAGGGATGTCAGAGCCTGCCTGGAGTCGCTGGTTGGGCAGGACTATGTGGGGCTCGACGTTGTGGCGTTTAACGATCGCTCGACAGATGCGACGGGCGCGATCATGGATGAGCTTGGGGGACGTTATCCGGGGAGGCTGCGGGTGATCCACGTTGAGGCATTACCGGATGGATGGCTGGGGAAGACGCATGCGATGGCTTCAGCAGCTTCCAGCACTTCAAGCGACTACGTATTGTTCACGGATGCGGACGTAGTCTTTCGGGGGGATGCGCTGAGGCGGTCCCTGGCGTACGCAGTGGAGAGTGGGGCAGACCACTTGATAACGCTGCCGACGACGATCATCAAGCGATGGGATGAGGCGGCGTTGCTGGGGTTCTTCCAGATCCTTGGACTGTGGGGTGCGCCGCTTTGGCGGGTGGCCTCGGCCCGGTCACGGGTGGCGATTGGGGTGGGAGCTTTCAACCTGGTTCGGCGGACGGCCTACGAACAGGTTGGAGGTTTTGCGGCTCTGCGGATGGAGATCGTAGAGGACCTTGGGTTGGGCAAGCGAATCAAGCAGGCGGGGCTGAAGCAGAGGGTGGCGTTTGGTCGAGGGCTGGTGAGCCTGCATTGGGCCGCGGGTGCGAATGGGATTGTGAACGTGATGACGAAGAACGTGTTTTCCGTCTTCCGATTCAACGTGGCGTTGATGCTGGTGACGTGCGGCTGGCTGGTGGGATTTTCTATCGTGCCGTACGTTGGTCTGTTCTATCTGCCGGTGCTGGTGCCGAGTTTACTCATGGTGGGATCGGTGTTTGGTTTGTATGGGCTGATGAGCCGGCACTCGGGGATACCCGCACGGAATGCGGTCTACGCACCGTTTGCCGCAGTGATGTTTGTGTATACGATGCTTCGGTCTACGCTGATTACACTGAGGCAGGGTGGTGTGATCTGGAGGGGAACGTTCTATCCACTTGGTGAGTTAAAGAAGAACGCCGCTCCTCTGCGGTGA
- a CDS encoding PAS domain-containing protein, which produces MKIRLAFNETASGRFMVMSEMVRPGLSLNLERPLVTIFEDEDEFLKSVINADLFHEDTTAVVVTVLQSISQPVFPQRWIAIDVTTAQLKALGLFSHLMESDADQGYAAISPTLESPFEFTGGGHFQDFLMQVPTPILMLEGQEHLVTFINPPYVRLLGRTTSKSLLGKPIREALPELKGQPFFGLLDKVYRTGTAHVGVEVLGNLRHEDTGRTQDIYVDFIYQSVRNEVGEVFGIMVQASDATDRVLARQVSESREDQLYRQWAELDTIYRTAPVGMCLIDAADYRVLRVNNKLAHFTGQTASALVGMCILDIFPGTPGLKALFDKVRAGFSIENHELSCAVPSVPGILRHWLVNYGPMFGTDGNVEAITCVSQEITDRLLRDETFEKGETVVSRDTLQVPSMTMEPTAEVT; this is translated from the coding sequence ATGAAGATACGTTTAGCTTTCAATGAAACGGCAAGCGGACGATTCATGGTCATGAGTGAGATGGTGCGGCCAGGATTGTCACTCAACCTTGAGAGACCACTTGTTACCATCTTCGAGGATGAAGATGAGTTTCTGAAATCCGTCATTAACGCCGATTTGTTCCACGAGGATACGACGGCTGTGGTCGTGACGGTTCTTCAGTCGATCAGCCAGCCCGTATTCCCTCAGCGCTGGATCGCAATCGACGTCACAACCGCGCAACTGAAGGCGCTGGGTTTGTTTTCACACCTCATGGAATCGGACGCCGACCAGGGGTATGCCGCTATCTCACCGACCTTGGAGTCTCCCTTCGAATTTACAGGCGGCGGACACTTTCAAGACTTCCTGATGCAGGTGCCCACACCAATCCTGATGCTGGAGGGGCAAGAGCATCTGGTTACTTTCATCAATCCACCGTACGTTCGGCTCCTGGGCCGTACCACGTCAAAGAGTCTGCTTGGCAAACCGATCCGTGAAGCGCTGCCGGAGCTGAAAGGACAACCCTTCTTCGGGCTGCTCGACAAGGTTTATCGAACCGGAACGGCTCATGTCGGAGTTGAGGTCCTCGGCAACCTTCGCCATGAAGATACGGGCAGGACGCAAGACATCTACGTTGATTTCATCTATCAGTCAGTTCGAAACGAAGTTGGAGAGGTCTTCGGCATCATGGTTCAGGCATCCGATGCGACCGACCGGGTCCTCGCCAGGCAGGTCAGCGAATCGCGGGAAGACCAACTCTACCGTCAATGGGCGGAACTCGACACGATCTATCGCACGGCGCCGGTAGGTATGTGTCTTATCGACGCAGCAGACTATCGAGTGCTGAGAGTCAACAATAAACTGGCTCACTTCACCGGACAGACAGCATCCGCGTTGGTTGGCATGTGCATCCTGGATATCTTTCCGGGCACGCCCGGACTCAAAGCCCTCTTTGACAAGGTCAGGGCAGGCTTCAGCATTGAAAATCATGAACTGAGCTGCGCCGTCCCGTCGGTTCCCGGTATCCTCCGCCATTGGCTCGTCAACTACGGCCCGATGTTCGGAACTGACGGCAATGTGGAAGCGATCACCTGTGTCTCGCAGGAGATCACCGATCGGCTCCTGCGTGATGAGACCTTCGAAAAAGGGGAAACAGTCGTCTCCAGGGATACATTGCAGGTCCCCTCGATGACGATGGAGCCCACTGCTGAAGTGACATGA
- a CDS encoding spinster family MFS transporter, translating to MTTSAEVKTRPTPNVVGATTALVLLTALNFVNYIDRYILPGVQEQVKGEFHISDGQIGSLTLWFMIAYMAASPITGWLGDRFPRKPMIVVAALFWSGINLLTATVHSYGSLNIRHAALGIGEASFGIFAPAMLADFYPEDQRNRVLTIFNIAVPVGAALGYLIGGTVGEHFGWRMSFTVSAVPGIIIALLIAFFMKEPERAGSKDDKAKVEKGTVLSLVKNPAYLCSILGYAAVTFTLGGISWWMPSFLQRVDGRSMSSAGFIMGAITVVTGLLGTICGGVVAQRWSKKNPAALYLVPMWGALLAFPPAMCCFFGPKALILPSLALAIFLIFLGSGPVNAATVNAVQPNVRATALAGQLLMIHLLGDAPSPRIIGVVSDHSNLAMGLGSTLVTLLIAAVIFFIGSRYAKPLQHEVA from the coding sequence ATGACGACCTCAGCCGAAGTAAAGACACGTCCCACGCCTAACGTTGTCGGCGCGACTACCGCGCTGGTGCTGCTGACCGCGCTGAACTTCGTGAACTATATCGACCGGTATATTCTGCCGGGTGTACAGGAACAGGTGAAGGGCGAGTTCCATATCAGCGACGGGCAGATTGGCTCGCTGACGCTGTGGTTCATGATTGCGTACATGGCGGCCTCGCCCATCACGGGATGGCTGGGAGACAGGTTTCCGCGTAAGCCGATGATCGTGGTGGCAGCGCTGTTCTGGTCCGGGATCAACCTGCTGACGGCTACGGTGCATTCGTATGGCTCGCTGAATATACGGCACGCGGCGCTTGGAATCGGGGAGGCCAGCTTTGGGATCTTCGCCCCGGCGATGCTGGCGGACTTCTATCCGGAAGACCAGCGAAACAGGGTGCTGACGATCTTCAACATCGCGGTGCCGGTGGGCGCTGCGCTGGGATACCTGATCGGCGGGACGGTGGGCGAGCACTTTGGCTGGAGGATGAGCTTTACGGTTTCGGCCGTGCCGGGGATCATCATCGCGCTGCTGATTGCTTTCTTCATGAAGGAGCCGGAGCGCGCTGGAAGCAAGGACGATAAGGCGAAGGTGGAGAAGGGAACTGTGCTTTCGCTGGTGAAGAATCCGGCGTATCTCTGCTCGATCCTGGGGTATGCGGCGGTGACGTTTACGCTGGGCGGAATCTCGTGGTGGATGCCTTCGTTTCTGCAACGCGTGGATGGGCGGAGTATGTCGTCCGCCGGGTTCATCATGGGGGCGATTACGGTCGTGACGGGGTTGCTGGGGACGATCTGCGGTGGCGTGGTAGCGCAGCGGTGGTCGAAGAAGAATCCGGCGGCGCTGTACCTGGTGCCGATGTGGGGCGCACTGCTGGCGTTCCCGCCGGCCATGTGCTGTTTCTTTGGGCCGAAGGCGCTGATTCTTCCAAGCCTGGCGCTGGCGATCTTTCTGATCTTCCTGGGGTCGGGGCCGGTGAATGCGGCGACCGTGAATGCAGTCCAGCCGAATGTGCGGGCTACGGCGCTGGCGGGGCAGTTGCTGATGATTCACCTGCTGGGGGATGCGCCTTCGCCGCGGATTATCGGAGTGGTGAGCGATCACTCGAATCTGGCGATGGGGTTGGGGTCTACGCTGGTGACCTTGCTGATTGCGGCGGTGATCTTTTTCATCGGATCACGGTATGCGAAGCCTTTGCAGCATGAGGTTGCATAA